From Pseudanabaena sp. PCC 6802, one genomic window encodes:
- a CDS encoding alpha/beta hydrolase, giving the protein MPINTRVRRWRKRLWWFAIGSLGLLGIGLTSIAINVYKRIPEITAPARSPGCCTVPTDRNLPHKVLRLTTQDKVQLACWYMPSRNRAAIIVLHGEGGNRLAMLPHVKMLVKAGYGVLACDRRAHGESTGDYRSWGWLEVDDVGTMLAYVRQQPDIDRDRIGILGFSMGGQVALRASAKFDDLRAIVADGASAAVSADLFPPQNPGQWPRFIADWLNDRMTDWFLAQRLQVSAPTSVVSALSQQSKHPILFISTGQTGRGRELQQVGWYYSVAIAPKQLWEIPDVGHGEGLAKHPAEYAKRVLDFFANALLKA; this is encoded by the coding sequence ATGCCAATAAATACACGAGTTCGGAGATGGCGCAAGCGCCTATGGTGGTTTGCGATCGGCAGTCTTGGACTGTTAGGTATTGGCTTGACCAGTATAGCCATCAATGTTTACAAGCGCATCCCAGAAATTACTGCGCCGGCGCGATCGCCAGGTTGCTGCACCGTACCAACAGATCGCAATCTGCCGCATAAGGTGCTGCGGCTCACCACTCAAGACAAAGTCCAGCTAGCTTGCTGGTATATGCCGTCTCGCAATCGCGCCGCCATCATCGTCCTGCACGGCGAAGGCGGGAATCGCTTGGCAATGCTGCCGCACGTCAAAATGCTAGTGAAGGCGGGTTATGGCGTACTTGCCTGCGATCGCCGCGCCCACGGAGAAAGTACGGGCGACTACCGCTCTTGGGGATGGCTGGAGGTCGATGATGTGGGAACTATGCTTGCCTATGTTCGGCAACAACCTGATATCGATCGCGATCGAATTGGGATTTTGGGATTTTCGATGGGAGGGCAGGTTGCATTGCGAGCCTCAGCAAAATTTGACGATCTACGGGCAATTGTGGCAGATGGTGCCAGTGCCGCAGTTTCAGCAGATCTTTTCCCACCTCAGAACCCAGGTCAATGGCCGCGCTTTATCGCTGACTGGTTGAACGATCGGATGACCGATTGGTTCTTAGCACAACGTTTGCAGGTCTCAGCACCTACGTCCGTCGTCAGCGCCCTATCGCAACAGTCAAAACATCCAATTTTATTTATTTCAACTGGACAAACTGGTCGAGGACGGGAGCTTCAGCAAGTGGGATGGTATTACTCCGTCGCGATCGCGCCAAAGCAGCTATGGGAAATTCCAGATGTCGGACATGGCGAAGGGCTAGCAAAGCATCCAGCCGAATATGCTAAGCGCGTGTTAGATTTCTTCGCGAATGCGCTCCTGAAAGCATAG
- a CDS encoding YbjN domain-containing protein has protein sequence MTSSTETMVDTGASIDSANIFNHAETIQTVISSLDTEKTAVVNQTGDTWKFQYGTVEVIVNITGESNSDIFTVLATVLTYPVKDEAKLMKTLLEKNAAETFEARYAIQGDRVIVIAARSVEDLSPKEIARIISIVAAIADENDEPLKAEFGA, from the coding sequence ATGACATCCAGCACTGAAACCATGGTAGATACTGGAGCCTCGATTGATTCAGCCAATATTTTCAACCATGCTGAAACAATTCAAACCGTTATTTCCTCGCTAGATACGGAGAAAACCGCCGTAGTTAACCAAACCGGAGATACCTGGAAATTCCAGTACGGCACTGTTGAGGTGATTGTCAATATTACGGGAGAGAGCAACTCAGATATATTTACGGTATTGGCAACCGTACTCACCTACCCGGTAAAGGATGAAGCCAAACTGATGAAGACGTTGTTAGAAAAGAATGCGGCGGAAACCTTTGAGGCAAGGTATGCCATCCAGGGCGATCGCGTCATCGTCATTGCCGCTCGTTCGGTTGAGGACTTATCGCCTAAGGAAATTGCCCGCATTATTAGTATCGTGGCAGCGATCGCCGATGAGAATGACGAGCCTCTGAAGGCGGAATTCGGCGCTTAG
- a CDS encoding SMI1/KNR4 family protein has protein sequence MSEAQRTKAVWQRLEKWLSENFPEGLDNLRAPASDEAIASIESRIQMKLPEALKVSYQLHDGEEHNYPPGVLADGFWLMPLEQAYEAWAQLKDLAAELFGTDDTPTQWKSQVEDGIIFIKGAVKPLIGSPKWFPFADANGDVVRFLDFDPPQGGIMGQVIEIDAEACQSQVIAPSYLAYLEQYADALEAGHYDAIANGYIESRDKLSWEELQQWGLPEYLKNIEYDRYDTNAQSSQIDISSLAPDEEITIQPDFMALEYTMLKDMG, from the coding sequence ATGAGTGAAGCACAACGAACAAAAGCGGTATGGCAACGGCTAGAGAAATGGCTGAGCGAAAATTTCCCTGAAGGTTTGGATAATTTGCGCGCGCCTGCTAGCGATGAGGCGATCGCCTCGATTGAATCCCGCATCCAAATGAAGCTGCCAGAAGCTCTGAAAGTCAGCTACCAGCTTCACGATGGCGAAGAGCATAACTATCCACCAGGCGTTTTAGCGGACGGATTTTGGTTGATGCCCTTGGAACAGGCGTATGAGGCTTGGGCACAACTTAAAGACCTTGCGGCTGAGTTGTTCGGTACCGATGACACTCCAACCCAATGGAAGTCGCAGGTGGAAGATGGCATTATCTTTATTAAGGGAGCGGTGAAGCCCCTAATCGGATCGCCCAAGTGGTTCCCTTTTGCTGATGCAAATGGCGATGTCGTCCGCTTCCTCGACTTCGATCCGCCGCAAGGCGGCATTATGGGACAGGTCATCGAGATCGATGCCGAAGCCTGTCAGTCTCAAGTCATTGCCCCATCGTATTTGGCATACTTAGAACAATATGCAGATGCACTTGAGGCAGGGCATTACGACGCGATCGCGAATGGATATATTGAGTCGCGAGACAAACTCTCTTGGGAAGAACTGCAACAATGGGGATTGCCGGAATATCTCAAAAATATCGAGTACGATCGCTATGATACCAACGCACAATCTTCTCAAATCGATATTTCCAGTCTAGCCCCAGACGAAGAAATTACAATTCAACCCGACTTCATGGCGTTGGAGTACACCATGCTCAAAGATATGGGCTAA
- a CDS encoding ABC transporter ATP-binding protein: protein MLSIQNLIYHPPATPEPILKGISLELAPQELGLVVGPSGSGKSTLLEILAGFVEWHSGGIYWRSQDLTPDRLQQLCGLVFQFPERHFCGNTVLEELRLGHIDLEGDRLDAALQAVGLEQIPLSTSPNSLSGGQQRRLALAVQLIRQPALLLLDEPTAGLDWSMRRQLIKLLEKLKKDWTLLVVSHEPEELKSLADRSWRISHGSVTPLVGNS, encoded by the coding sequence ATGCTGTCAATTCAAAATCTGATTTACCACCCTCCGGCTACCCCCGAGCCGATTTTAAAAGGAATTTCCCTCGAATTAGCACCGCAGGAGTTGGGGTTAGTTGTCGGTCCTAGCGGTTCGGGTAAAAGTACCCTACTAGAAATTTTAGCTGGTTTTGTGGAGTGGCACAGTGGGGGGATTTATTGGCGCAGTCAAGACTTAACGCCAGATCGCCTGCAACAGTTATGCGGGTTGGTGTTTCAGTTCCCCGAGCGCCATTTCTGCGGCAATACAGTCCTGGAAGAACTGCGGCTGGGGCATATCGACCTGGAGGGCGATCGCCTCGATGCAGCATTGCAAGCGGTTGGTTTAGAGCAGATACCGCTGAGTACGTCTCCAAACTCGCTGAGTGGCGGCCAGCAACGCCGCCTGGCTCTGGCAGTACAGCTAATTCGGCAACCAGCGTTGTTGTTGCTAGACGAACCAACCGCAGGCTTAGATTGGTCGATGCGCCGCCAATTAATCAAATTATTAGAAAAACTTAAGAAAGACTGGACTTTATTAGTAGTCAGCCACGAACCAGAGGAACTGAAGTCTCTGGCAGATCGCAGTTGGCGGATCTCGCATGGCAGCGTTACGCCTTTGGTTGGTAATTCTTAA
- a CDS encoding cytochrome c biogenesis protein, with amino-acid sequence MLPLLANLKVAIVLLLLIAFFSMSGTVIEQGQTLDFYRENYPEHPALFGFLTYKVILGIGLDRVYGSWWFLSLLILFGASLTACTFYRQFPILKAAKRWSFYTKPQSFSKLAIAVELAGRSLSELEQPLKQKGYQIFQENEKLYARKGLMGRVGPILVHASMLLILAGSIGGALTGFIAQEMVPSGETFSISNITEAGIWAKPQIPKDWSVKVNRFWIDYTPSGVIDQFYSDLSVLDKSGQEVDRQTIHVNKPLRYHGVTLYQANWDIAAVRFTLNQSPVLQLPMSKLQARSNGSQVWGTWIPTKPDLSAGVTLITPDLQGTFLIYGEDGQLLTTVRTNGSTEVNGVTLTIKEVVGSTGLQIKADPGIPIVYTGFGLLMLGVMMSYVSHSQVWALRVGNTLYVGGKTNRAKVAFESEIVQILENLPKQDLSIAT; translated from the coding sequence ATGCTGCCGTTGCTGGCTAATTTGAAAGTGGCGATCGTGCTTTTGCTTCTAATCGCCTTCTTCAGCATGTCCGGTACGGTAATCGAGCAGGGACAAACGCTGGATTTCTATCGCGAAAACTATCCCGAACACCCAGCTCTGTTTGGATTTCTCACCTATAAAGTTATTTTAGGAATTGGGCTGGATCGAGTTTATGGTAGCTGGTGGTTTTTATCTCTGCTGATCCTCTTTGGTGCCAGTTTAACTGCCTGCACGTTTTATCGACAGTTCCCCATTCTCAAAGCCGCCAAACGATGGAGTTTTTACACCAAGCCACAAAGCTTTTCTAAGCTGGCGATCGCGGTGGAATTAGCAGGGCGATCGCTAAGCGAACTAGAACAACCGCTCAAACAAAAAGGCTATCAAATTTTTCAGGAAAATGAGAAGCTCTATGCTCGTAAAGGCTTAATGGGACGAGTTGGCCCCATTCTCGTCCATGCCAGCATGTTACTGATTCTGGCTGGTTCCATCGGTGGTGCCTTGACTGGATTTATCGCTCAAGAGATGGTGCCCAGTGGCGAAACATTCTCCATCAGCAATATCACGGAAGCAGGTATATGGGCAAAACCACAGATACCCAAGGATTGGTCGGTAAAAGTGAATCGATTTTGGATCGACTACACGCCGAGCGGAGTCATCGATCAATTCTATTCCGATCTATCGGTTTTGGATAAATCTGGGCAAGAAGTAGATCGCCAGACTATTCATGTAAATAAGCCTCTTCGCTATCATGGCGTGACGCTCTATCAAGCCAACTGGGATATCGCAGCGGTGAGATTTACGCTCAATCAAAGCCCAGTTTTGCAGTTGCCCATGTCTAAACTGCAAGCTCGCAGTAACGGCAGCCAGGTGTGGGGAACCTGGATTCCCACCAAGCCCGATCTCAGTGCTGGCGTGACATTGATTACGCCAGATTTGCAAGGTACTTTTCTCATTTATGGCGAGGACGGTCAATTACTTACTACGGTTCGCACCAATGGCAGCACGGAGGTCAATGGCGTAACTCTAACGATTAAGGAAGTAGTGGGTAGTACGGGGCTTCAGATTAAGGCCGATCCCGGTATTCCGATTGTCTATACTGGCTTTGGCTTGCTGATGCTAGGCGTAATGATGAGCTACGTTAGCCATTCTCAAGTGTGGGCACTTCGAGTTGGCAATACTCTCTATGTTGGCGGTAAAACCAACCGTGCCAAGGTTGCCTTTGAATCAGAAATCGTCCAGATTTTGGAGAATTTGCCGAAGCAGGACTTATCTATTGCTACATAA
- a CDS encoding Uma2 family endonuclease produces MTTQTLPQVELSGISWQTYETLLDELRDRRLRLTYYHGNLEIMAPLPEHEFYKKVVGRFVETLAEELEIKIVPLGSTTFKLPEAIGAEPDECFYIKNLRAIQGKKRLDLDLDPPPDLVVEIDITSGSRNRFAIYADMGVPEIWRYNGQTFTIYQLRDRAYIACTQSLAFPNLPLLEIQSFLEQATTADYLDLIGAFRQWVKNQI; encoded by the coding sequence ATGACAACTCAAACACTCCCTCAGGTTGAGCTATCTGGGATTAGCTGGCAGACTTATGAAACTTTGCTCGATGAATTGCGCGATCGCCGACTGCGCCTTACTTACTATCATGGCAACCTGGAAATTATGGCTCCATTACCAGAACATGAGTTCTATAAAAAAGTAGTCGGCAGATTTGTAGAAACTCTAGCTGAGGAACTAGAAATCAAGATCGTCCCGCTTGGCTCGACCACTTTCAAACTGCCAGAAGCTATTGGAGCAGAGCCTGATGAGTGCTTTTACATCAAAAACTTAAGAGCTATCCAGGGAAAAAAAAGATTGGATCTAGACTTAGATCCGCCTCCCGATCTAGTAGTGGAAATTGATATTACAAGTGGTTCTAGAAATAGGTTCGCTATTTATGCCGATATGGGCGTACCGGAAATCTGGCGTTATAACGGTCAAACTTTTACGATTTATCAATTACGCGATCGCGCATATATTGCTTGTACGCAGAGTTTAGCGTTCCCAAATCTACCTTTACTAGAAATTCAGAGTTTTTTAGAGCAAGCAACAACAGCCGATTATCTAGACTTAATCGGTGCGTTCCGTCAGTGGGTTAAGAATCAGATTTAG
- a CDS encoding Sll0314/Alr1548 family TPR repeat-containing protein: MKCMKRFLPIVSTPLLAALLASAIALPASAGDPFRTRNPKPIGSDTQAAFELMFKQGDYNAAARQLNKALRNEADDPLAQGMRASMAYIEKDLASMQIYTNKTRAAAQKLLGTDKLRGHLYTGVSYLLEAGYIVTSQGVVSGAPAALGLVDKLLKEIETAQDIDPNDPELNLIKGYMDMLIASVFPSDLEKALSSLRNAAPDYLKYRGIALGYRDAKKPTEALDAVDKALAAAPENPELRYLKGQILWMKGCSGVEAAKKEYRQALDKSKQLPPELTKQINSEYSSLSNSKC; the protein is encoded by the coding sequence ATGAAGTGTATGAAGCGATTTCTGCCAATAGTCTCGACTCCCCTGCTGGCTGCCTTGCTTGCCTCTGCGATCGCCTTACCCGCCTCAGCCGGCGATCCTTTCCGTACTAGAAACCCAAAACCAATCGGGTCTGATACGCAAGCCGCCTTTGAACTGATGTTTAAGCAAGGCGACTATAATGCTGCTGCTAGACAATTAAATAAAGCCTTACGCAATGAGGCTGACGATCCTTTAGCACAGGGGATGCGGGCATCGATGGCTTACATCGAAAAAGACCTGGCTAGCATGCAGATCTACACCAACAAAACCCGTGCTGCTGCCCAGAAACTGTTGGGCACTGATAAGCTGCGCGGTCACCTCTACACTGGCGTGAGTTACCTGCTGGAAGCAGGTTACATAGTCACTTCCCAGGGTGTGGTCAGTGGTGCGCCCGCAGCCTTGGGCTTGGTAGATAAGCTACTTAAAGAAATCGAAACCGCCCAGGATATCGACCCCAACGATCCGGAACTGAATCTGATTAAGGGCTACATGGATATGCTGATTGCCTCTGTTTTTCCATCCGATTTGGAAAAAGCTTTATCTAGCCTCCGCAATGCGGCACCGGACTACTTAAAGTATCGCGGTATCGCTCTGGGATATCGCGATGCTAAAAAGCCCACAGAAGCACTTGATGCGGTTGACAAAGCACTAGCTGCCGCTCCCGAGAACCCCGAACTGCGTTATCTCAAGGGGCAAATTCTGTGGATGAAGGGATGTAGCGGTGTAGAAGCCGCCAAGAAAGAGTATCGCCAAGCTCTGGATAAGTCAAAGCAACTCCCACCCGAGCTAACCAAACAGATTAATAGCGAGTACTCATCGCTGAGTAACTCTAAGTGCTAG
- the menE gene encoding o-succinylbenzoate--CoA ligase — protein sequence MSSIPNWLSYQALTKGDRPALYFAQQKWTYAELDALASEMAIAIAQHGVTCSTCAGILMSNCPDYVILLHALTRLGAIAALINTRLNPREIAWQLQDCQAELLIYDRTTATLIPSDSVGRKWRSLDIEDLKHPFTTNIHYPLQNDIDLDAIQSIIYTSGTTGNPKGVQLTYGNHWHSAVASAFNLGIERSDRWLLCLPLYHVGGLAIVWRSAIAGTSVVLHQRFEPEAIIRAISTDSITTISLVPTMLARILDCEEFSTSLPYWQNLRGILLGGAAPHRLLVERCLKLNLPIMPTYGLTEAASQVTTLLPKDLARKPGSSGQPLLCDRIKITAIEDIHAEVAIGEVGQILVRGANMMKGYIHQSQDTIQSGWLCTGDLGYIDSEGFLYVVSRRTDLIISGGENIYPAEIEAVLQMHPAIVEVCAIGTDDMEWGQIVTAVAVTRQAIALNELQEFCTSHQLARYKLPRLLYLVDALPKTESGKISRQKVRESFHITF from the coding sequence ATGTCATCAATACCCAATTGGTTATCATATCAAGCCTTAACTAAAGGCGATCGCCCTGCTCTTTATTTTGCCCAGCAGAAATGGACGTATGCAGAGTTAGACGCGCTCGCTAGCGAGATGGCAATCGCGATCGCGCAGCATGGAGTTACTTGCTCCACCTGCGCAGGCATATTGATGTCCAATTGTCCGGATTATGTAATCCTACTTCATGCTTTAACCAGGTTAGGTGCGATCGCGGCATTAATCAACACTCGCCTGAACCCGCGCGAAATTGCATGGCAACTGCAAGACTGTCAGGCAGAATTACTAATTTACGATCGCACCACCGCAACCCTAATCCCTTCTGACAGCGTAGGTCGGAAATGGCGATCGCTCGACATAGAAGATCTCAAGCATCCATTTACTACAAATATCCATTACCCACTACAAAACGATATCGATCTAGATGCCATTCAGTCAATTATCTATACTTCCGGTACTACGGGAAATCCTAAAGGCGTACAACTCACCTACGGGAATCACTGGCACAGCGCGGTTGCCTCCGCTTTTAACCTGGGCATTGAGAGGAGCGATCGCTGGTTGTTGTGCCTGCCACTTTATCATGTGGGCGGTTTAGCGATCGTTTGGCGCAGCGCGATCGCAGGAACGAGTGTAGTTCTGCATCAGAGATTTGAACCGGAGGCAATTATACGGGCGATCTCTACCGACTCCATAACTACGATTTCGCTGGTACCGACCATGCTGGCGCGCATTCTCGACTGCGAGGAGTTCTCAACTTCCCTACCTTATTGGCAAAATCTACGGGGTATTTTACTCGGCGGGGCGGCTCCCCATCGGTTACTAGTCGAGCGATGTTTGAAACTAAACCTGCCGATTATGCCCACCTATGGCTTGACAGAAGCAGCTTCTCAGGTGACGACTCTATTACCAAAGGATCTAGCAAGGAAGCCAGGCTCGTCGGGACAGCCTCTGCTGTGCGATCGCATTAAAATCACGGCGATCGAGGATATTCATGCTGAAGTCGCGATCGGTGAAGTCGGGCAAATTCTGGTACGGGGCGCGAATATGATGAAAGGATACATTCATCAATCTCAAGATACAATTCAGTCTGGCTGGCTTTGCACAGGGGATTTGGGCTATATCGATTCTGAAGGATTTTTGTATGTAGTCAGTCGCCGCACCGATCTCATTATCAGCGGCGGTGAGAATATCTATCCCGCAGAAATAGAAGCGGTTTTGCAAATGCATCCAGCGATTGTAGAAGTTTGTGCGATCGGGACAGACGATATGGAATGGGGACAGATAGTTACGGCTGTTGCTGTCACCAGGCAGGCGATCGCGCTGAATGAGTTGCAAGAATTTTGTACTTCCCATCAACTCGCTCGCTACAAACTGCCGCGCCTTCTGTATTTAGTAGATGCTCTACCCAAAACTGAGTCCGGGAAAATTAGTCGCCAGAAAGTAAGAGAATCTTTTCACATCACATTCTAG
- a CDS encoding acyltransferase has product MSRQLTNLLRAIAITLVVAIHASNSWYFGANGDVSLAHLNPVVFLDTAINQAGRFTVPLFVILSGFGLTMSETSRPFCFVGFWQRRSLRIIPPYIFFSLVSIASQPLFQSASLPDKLNHLWQVSQDGAADYHLYFLAIIIQCYIAYPLLRQIPFSTRNLALLGSFTICLFTLRWSVSLFDLFPAIAPYLSDSNHCIFWLPYFLLGMWLAKAPDWFASQVRRLASRQWGWIWAIASTIEVSEFYFAALKMGSADAAGHYGRPTVLLMTIAFLLWAMSWQYRQRSWSTHLNLSHRHREIAATIIGILGSASFSIFLTHVWVLRLISPLEVAGGIAYLFIAAIASWGIGLSIWQRVRSVKVLNLILGA; this is encoded by the coding sequence ATGAGTCGGCAGTTAACTAATTTACTGCGAGCGATCGCAATTACCTTAGTAGTTGCGATTCATGCCTCTAATAGTTGGTACTTTGGGGCTAATGGGGATGTCTCGCTCGCGCATCTAAATCCGGTGGTTTTCCTAGATACGGCGATCAATCAGGCAGGACGATTTACGGTGCCGCTGTTTGTAATTTTGTCTGGCTTTGGTTTAACCATGTCAGAGACATCGCGCCCTTTTTGTTTTGTGGGATTCTGGCAGCGGCGATCGCTCAGGATTATTCCACCCTACATTTTTTTCTCGCTAGTCAGCATTGCGAGTCAGCCGTTATTCCAATCCGCAAGTTTGCCGGATAAGCTCAACCATCTCTGGCAGGTCAGTCAAGACGGTGCCGCTGACTATCACCTCTACTTCTTGGCAATTATCATCCAATGCTATATTGCCTATCCATTGCTCAGACAGATTCCCTTCTCTACTCGTAATCTTGCCCTGCTTGGCAGTTTTACAATTTGCCTGTTTACATTGCGCTGGTCTGTTTCCCTATTCGATCTATTTCCCGCGATCGCCCCATATCTGTCAGACTCAAATCATTGCATTTTCTGGCTGCCATATTTCCTATTAGGTATGTGGCTGGCGAAAGCTCCCGATTGGTTCGCCAGCCAGGTACGACGGCTAGCCTCCAGGCAATGGGGATGGATATGGGCGATCGCATCTACTATTGAAGTTTCAGAATTCTACTTCGCTGCCCTGAAGATGGGATCTGCGGATGCGGCAGGTCACTACGGACGACCGACCGTGTTGTTAATGACGATCGCTTTTTTATTATGGGCAATGTCCTGGCAGTATCGTCAGCGATCGTGGAGCACTCATCTAAATCTCTCGCACCGTCATAGAGAGATAGCTGCTACTATAATTGGTATCCTGGGAAGTGCAAGTTTTAGTATCTTTTTAACCCATGTCTGGGTATTGCGGCTGATATCTCCCCTGGAGGTAGCTGGCGGTATTGCCTATCTATTCATTGCCGCGATCGCCTCGTGGGGAATAGGTCTTTCGATCTGGCAACGGGTGCGATCGGTCAAGGTCTTGAATCTGATTCTGGGAGCTTAG
- a CDS encoding tetratricopeptide repeat protein, translated as MKHLFSSFAIAAGIIFIQPCLAQTVYPVDDQATAYPLKTQISPTQIRAFEQVFQFGKFDPQKAIALRAKLQPLADVNDPVAAYWLAKTYDWYEFGIGKDSDRPMALKWYRRAAELNYLPAIQFLYHSYRWGFMGIKADYTESAKWLHKSLEVSAGKAKSDILLEFARYSNPNTSNSDVSFPSIPRNITAHLNYLQQAYSLNPKNTSVSDYYGSSLYDAKRYAEALKVWQDSNNPYTWKKVGEMYEQGIGTAPNIPQALFWYKKMAIEGKQHENELNPISRYGKREIYRLVCLKKITPQQATPPYTPEDYQGEFRSWADDKCNFNNAG; from the coding sequence ATGAAACATCTATTCTCTTCTTTCGCGATCGCTGCTGGCATAATCTTTATCCAGCCATGTCTTGCTCAAACTGTTTATCCGGTTGACGATCAAGCCACTGCCTATCCCCTGAAAACGCAAATCTCACCTACTCAGATTCGTGCATTCGAGCAGGTATTTCAGTTTGGTAAATTCGATCCTCAAAAGGCGATCGCTCTGCGAGCAAAACTGCAACCCCTTGCGGATGTCAATGACCCAGTGGCTGCTTACTGGCTGGCTAAAACCTACGATTGGTACGAATTTGGAATAGGGAAGGATAGCGATCGACCGATGGCGTTGAAATGGTATCGCCGAGCGGCAGAGTTAAATTATCTACCTGCAATCCAATTCCTGTATCATTCCTATCGCTGGGGTTTTATGGGCATTAAGGCCGACTACACGGAGTCGGCCAAATGGCTGCATAAGTCTTTGGAAGTGTCCGCTGGCAAAGCCAAAAGCGATATTCTGCTGGAGTTCGCTCGCTATAGTAATCCCAATACTTCTAATTCCGATGTGTCTTTCCCATCAATTCCAAGGAATATTACCGCTCACCTCAATTATCTCCAACAGGCTTATAGCTTGAATCCTAAAAACACATCAGTATCAGATTATTACGGCAGTTCGCTGTATGATGCCAAGCGTTATGCTGAGGCGTTAAAGGTGTGGCAAGATAGCAATAACCCCTATACGTGGAAGAAAGTTGGTGAAATGTACGAGCAAGGGATTGGTACGGCACCAAATATTCCTCAAGCTTTGTTTTGGTACAAGAAAATGGCGATCGAAGGCAAGCAACACGAAAACGAACTCAATCCAATCTCCAGATATGGTAAACGCGAGATTTATCGCTTGGTCTGCCTCAAAAAAATTACTCCACAACAAGCCACTCCTCCCTATACTCCCGAAGACTATCAAGGAGAATTTCGCTCCTGGGCTGATGATAAATGCAATTTCAATAACGCTGGCTAA
- a CDS encoding lipoate--protein ligase family protein has protein sequence MPTNIWRLLPQIHAPGASQMALDSWLLDRHCQEDLPQSVLRFYHWSPGAISLGYHQREIPDRWHDLAIAYGLDIVRRPSGGRAVLHGGDLTYAVITNVNSKNRRAVYAHISEFLVKGLASLGVRLSYGQPSYNQPERVYIRDRNCFATATSADLVASDGRKLIGSAQLYRHNSVLQHGSIAIAPNYELLEQIFESNTSVVGLAELLDGTANVDESDVENLSDRLISALTDAAAQHFDVEFVDMLPPAKGLAL, from the coding sequence ATGCCAACAAATATCTGGCGACTATTGCCGCAAATTCATGCACCTGGAGCTAGCCAGATGGCTCTGGATAGTTGGTTGCTAGATCGACATTGCCAAGAAGATTTGCCCCAGTCGGTGCTGCGATTTTATCACTGGTCGCCAGGGGCAATTTCTTTGGGCTATCACCAGAGAGAAATTCCCGATCGCTGGCACGATCTAGCGATCGCGTACGGCTTAGATATCGTGCGCCGTCCCAGTGGCGGTCGCGCTGTCTTGCATGGGGGCGATCTAACCTACGCTGTGATTACCAATGTTAATTCTAAAAACCGTCGTGCTGTCTACGCCCATATCAGCGAGTTTTTAGTTAAAGGATTGGCAAGCCTGGGTGTTCGACTCAGTTACGGCCAGCCCAGCTACAACCAGCCCGAACGGGTTTATATTCGCGATCGCAATTGCTTCGCCACCGCTACCAGCGCCGATCTAGTTGCATCCGATGGTCGAAAACTAATTGGTAGCGCCCAGTTATACCGCCATAATTCCGTATTGCAGCACGGGTCGATCGCGATCGCGCCCAACTACGAACTACTCGAACAAATATTTGAATCAAATACCTCTGTGGTGGGCTTAGCGGAGTTGCTCGATGGGACAGCGAACGTAGATGAAAGTGATGTAGAGAATCTGAGCGATCGCTTAATTTCTGCTCTCACCGATGCCGCCGCGCAGCATTTCGATGTTGAGTTTGTGGATATGCTTCCGCCAGCTAAGGGATTAGCGCTTTAA